The proteins below are encoded in one region of uncultured Eubacteriales bacterium:
- a CDS encoding hypothetical protein (Evidence 5 : No homology to any previously reported sequences), translated as MRNHDTSAVAAGLKDGNTHHPDLRKNRGRLLWDLRNRQIGIVDWKTFLLRFYYFL; from the coding sequence GTGCGTAATCATGATACTTCTGCTGTGGCGGCAGGCCTGAAAGATGGCAACACGCATCACCCTGATTTGAGAAAGAATCGGGGGCGGCTGTTATGGGATTTGCGTAACCGGCAAATCGGCATTGTGGACTGGAAAACCTTTTTATTACGCTTTTATTATTTTTTATGA
- a CDS encoding hypothetical protein (Evidence 5 : No homology to any previously reported sequences) yields the protein MQNYRLAVLHAYPQMDTKIALCEKITQSYSVKILYCK from the coding sequence GTGCAAAACTACCGTTTGGCAGTGCTGCACGCTTACCCTCAAATGGACACAAAAATAGCCCTGTGCGAAAAAATCACACAGAGCTATTCGGTTAAAATTCTATATTGCAAATGA
- a CDS encoding Relaxase/mobilization nuclease family protein has protein sequence MAIVKPIKVRVGNLAGLRAVLDYIKDDRKTQNGALVYCKDLLKGKEYQQMVITKHAFHKDTGRQYAHFVQSFDPRDKVTPELAYEIGQEFIKRYEHFHGFQVVMAVHTNEPHMHVHYIINSVSHENGCKWQSSPEDLKRIRSLSDELCLEHGLSVIAHGRKGHRSYGEYTQTASWKRQLAQDIADNLTLSHNSADFMHRMARLGIDADVSEKSILFTIPAGVYGLKEERKCSNRKLMSYGDFSIANFKNTWNCNTALARIGGSDMQLLQEVLLELGQLHCPDTPDRYQDMYFRDIPFEGLTKQEIEIALSRKALDSMLEKARQAHEKAQAESQQAGLLLATIADTLDEVLRWQEEQRHNAPYHNYYIEYEEENEYEL, from the coding sequence ATGGCGATAGTCAAGCCGATTAAGGTGCGTGTTGGTAACCTTGCAGGACTGCGGGCGGTGCTGGACTATATCAAGGATGACCGAAAGACCCAGAACGGCGCACTGGTCTACTGCAAGGACTTGCTAAAGGGCAAGGAATACCAACAGATGGTTATCACCAAACATGCCTTTCACAAGGACACAGGACGGCAATATGCCCACTTTGTGCAGAGCTTTGACCCAAGAGACAAGGTAACGCCTGAACTGGCTTATGAAATCGGTCAGGAGTTTATCAAACGGTATGAGCACTTTCACGGCTTTCAGGTGGTGATGGCGGTGCACACCAATGAACCGCATATGCATGTCCATTACATCATCAATTCCGTTAGTCATGAGAACGGCTGTAAATGGCAGTCTAGTCCAGAGGATTTGAAACGAATACGTTCCCTTTCCGATGAACTCTGTTTGGAGCATGGCTTGTCCGTCATTGCTCATGGCAGAAAGGGACACCGTTCCTATGGTGAATACACCCAAACAGCAAGCTGGAAACGGCAGCTGGCACAGGATATTGCAGATAACCTTACGCTTAGCCACAACAGCGCTGACTTCATGCACCGCATGGCACGACTTGGAATAGATGCGGATGTGAGTGAAAAAAGCATTTTATTTACCATTCCTGCTGGTGTATATGGCTTAAAGGAAGAACGAAAATGCTCTAACCGCAAGTTGATGTCTTACGGCGATTTCAGCATAGCGAACTTCAAGAATACATGGAACTGTAATACTGCACTTGCAAGAATCGGAGGCAGTGATATGCAGCTATTGCAGGAGGTTTTATTGGAACTGGGCCAGCTCCATTGTCCAGATACGCCTGACCGCTATCAAGATATGTATTTTCGGGATATTCCCTTTGAAGGCTTGACGAAGCAGGAAATTGAGATCGCCCTCTCCCGCAAGGCACTGGATTCTATGCTGGAAAAAGCACGGCAGGCACACGAAAAGGCACAGGCAGAAAGCCAACAAGCTGGGCTTCTTCTGGCTACTATAGCGGATACCCTTGACGAAGTTTTGCGCTGGCAGGAGGAGCAGCGGCACAATGCACCATACCATAACTATTACATCGAATATGAGGAGGAAAATGAATATGAACTGTAA
- a CDS encoding conserved hypothetical protein (Evidence 4 : Homologs of previously reported genes of unknown function), whose amino-acid sequence MNCNRIKLFFEEICRLFKSKKGTWEQEESGKRPALCYVIGGVKYFVNSYFKEESALSAEDKITRLIEQDIEHREKKE is encoded by the coding sequence ATGAACTGTAACCGCATCAAGCTATTTTTTGAAGAAATATGCCGCTTGTTTAAGAGCAAAAAAGGTACATGGGAACAGGAAGAGTCGGGCAAGCGTCCGGCCCTTTGCTATGTCATTGGTGGTGTCAAATACTTTGTAAATTCTTACTTCAAAGAAGAGTCCGCACTGTCTGCGGAGGATAAAATTACCCGCCTGATTGAACAAGATATAGAGCA